The genome window GATCATTCACACCGGAGATGTCAGCTTCCCCGAGGGAAGCAGGACAGTCTACGCATGGGTTAAAAATATCCTGGAGGAAACAGAGATTCCCTACCTCCTGACTCCTGGAAATCATGATGACCCATTTATGATGCAGGAAGTTTTTAATGTGCAGAATCTTCCAGCCAAGGTGATCACAACCGGGGCGGTTGCCATGAAAGGTCAGTCACTCATGTTTCTGGACAGCTCTTCAGAAAGGCTCACCATGAAACAACTCCTCTGGCTCAAAAGAGAGATTGAAATAGAAGAGGATCAGCTCTTCCTGTTTCAACACCATCCCCCCTGTACCTGTGGTGTAAAAGTCATGGATGAGAAATACCCTTACAAAACTCCTGAACTTTTTCAGAAAAATTTAAAAGAAACAGAGCGGTCTCTCATCCTTTTTTGTGGACACTACCATATTGAAAAAGAGCTAACCCTCAGCACTCCTGATTTGAAGGTCTTTATAACTCCTCCCACCTTTG of Oceanispirochaeta crateris contains these proteins:
- a CDS encoding metallophosphoesterase family protein; amino-acid sequence: MLRIAHITDTHISKEKQPLDGINTREQFLRILKEIKTREVDLIIHTGDVSFPEGSRTVYAWVKNILEETEIPYLLTPGNHDDPFMMQEVFNVQNLPAKVITTGAVAMKGQSLMFLDSSSERLTMKQLLWLKREIEIEEDQLFLFQHHPPCTCGVKVMDEKYPYKTPELFQKNLKETERSLILFCGHYHIEKELTLSTPDLKVFITPPTFGSIDPDSEDYHIKDQRPGWREIRIESQQLVNTSCHYLQ